The Candidatus Anaeroferrophillus wilburensis genome window below encodes:
- a CDS encoding desulfoferrodoxin, translating into MAEKVNEIYRCEICGNMVEILHSGVGEIICCNEPMGLLEAGVVDAAREKHVPVIEKEVGGYRVKVGSVAHPMEEKHYIAFIELLADGKVYRQELKPGDAPEAFFAIDAAQVEAREYCNIHGLWKA; encoded by the coding sequence ATGGCGGAAAAAGTAAATGAAATTTATCGGTGCGAGATCTGTGGTAATATGGTGGAAATTCTTCATTCAGGAGTTGGTGAGATTATCTGCTGCAACGAGCCCATGGGTCTGCTGGAGGCTGGGGTTGTGGATGCTGCCAGGGAGAAGCATGTCCCGGTGATTGAGAAAGAGGTCGGTGGCTACCGGGTAAAGGTTGGCAGTGTCGCCCACCCCATGGAAGAAAAACACTATATTGCCTTTATTGAACTACTTGCAGACGGCAAGGTGTACCGTCAGGAGCTCAAGCCCGGCGACGCGCCGGAGGCCTTTTTTGCCATTGACGCAGCCCAGGTGGAAGCCCGGGAATACTGCAATATCCATGGCCTGTGGAAGGCCTAG
- a CDS encoding CinA family protein produces MPEYQLAALLQPRLLWLAVAESCTGGLIAHRITNVPGSSAYFERGLVTYSNRAKIDLLGVSDELLQRCGAVSAEVAEAMAAGLMVRTGAQAVLAVTGIAGPGGGSGAKPVGLVYVAGAVDGLVAVERHHFKGDRLQVKEQAAQKALELLVRLLAGSESGS; encoded by the coding sequence ATGCCTGAATACCAACTGGCTGCCTTGTTGCAGCCTCGATTGTTGTGGCTGGCGGTGGCGGAATCATGTACCGGTGGCCTGATTGCCCACCGGATTACCAATGTCCCGGGCAGTTCGGCCTATTTTGAGCGCGGTCTGGTGACCTACAGCAACCGCGCAAAAATCGATCTGCTTGGTGTTTCGGATGAACTTTTGCAGCGTTGTGGTGCGGTTAGTGCCGAGGTTGCTGAAGCGATGGCCGCCGGCCTGATGGTCCGCACCGGCGCTCAGGCGGTACTGGCAGTTACCGGGATTGCTGGTCCAGGTGGCGGTTCCGGGGCCAAGCCGGTTGGCTTGGTGTATGTTGCCGGTGCCGTTGACGGCCTTGTTGCCGTTGAACGGCACCACTTTAAGGGCGACCGCCTGCAGGTGAAAGAACAGGCGGCCCAAAAGGCCCTGGAACTGCTGGTCCGGCTGCTGGCTGGCAGTGAGTCCGGCTCATGA
- a CDS encoding ferritin family protein produces MEEKRLNALEIALNNEMTEREFYLKHAERTTNPVGKAMFKQIADEELEHYERLKQLQEKWQRQEQWPATVPLTVANSNLSNTLKGVLEQVDTMQPGDDDDLEAVRKAIAFEAEGVMFYEKLRDASDDKKEKAFFALLASIEAEHLASLKDTEAYFIDPAQWFQQMEHGGLDGA; encoded by the coding sequence ATGGAAGAAAAACGGTTAAACGCCCTGGAGATTGCCCTGAACAACGAAATGACCGAACGGGAATTCTATCTCAAGCATGCTGAACGCACCACGAACCCGGTTGGCAAAGCAATGTTCAAGCAGATTGCCGATGAGGAACTGGAGCACTATGAACGGCTTAAACAACTGCAGGAAAAGTGGCAGCGGCAGGAACAATGGCCGGCAACCGTACCGCTGACCGTTGCCAACTCGAACTTGAGCAACACGTTGAAGGGGGTCCTGGAGCAGGTTGATACGATGCAGCCGGGAGATGATGACGACCTCGAAGCGGTGCGCAAAGCCATTGCCTTTGAAGCAGAAGGAGTAATGTTCTATGAAAAACTTCGCGATGCCTCTGACGATAAGAAGGAAAAGGCCTTTTTCGCCCTGCTGGCCAGCATTGAAGCTGAACATCTGGCATCCTTAAAGGACACCGAAGCCTACTTCATCGATCCGGCCCAGTGGTTCCAGCAGATGGAACACGGCGGCCTGGATGGTGCTTAA
- the thpR gene encoding RNA 2',3'-cyclic phosphodiesterase → MRLFLAVDLPDVLLQKITDGIRQLQELAGGLGNFRWVASGNMHLTLKFLGEMTDSQTEMLIDCCAAGFRLGNVTLTLGKTGFFPSAVRPRIFWQGFAAGAEALRMMAAQADECAARVGVPREGRSYVPHLTLARIKQVRTSHRSAFRRFQQVAENLLPVGGEFFVGESVLYESRLTSLGAEYRRLAIFPMEQ, encoded by the coding sequence ATGAGACTTTTTCTGGCGGTTGATTTGCCGGATGTTCTGCTTCAGAAGATCACGGATGGTATCCGCCAGCTGCAGGAGCTGGCTGGTGGATTGGGAAATTTCCGCTGGGTGGCGTCTGGAAATATGCATCTGACCTTGAAATTTCTCGGGGAAATGACTGATTCCCAAACAGAAATGCTGATTGACTGTTGTGCTGCCGGCTTCAGGCTGGGGAACGTTACGCTGACACTTGGAAAAACCGGTTTTTTTCCTTCTGCCGTCCGGCCGCGGATCTTCTGGCAAGGGTTTGCTGCCGGTGCTGAGGCGCTGCGGATGATGGCTGCACAGGCGGATGAGTGCGCCGCCCGGGTGGGGGTCCCCCGGGAAGGTCGCTCCTATGTTCCCCACCTGACCCTGGCCAGGATCAAACAGGTGCGCACCAGTCACAGGAGTGCTTTTCGCCGGTTTCAGCAGGTGGCTGAGAATCTGCTGCCGGTGGGCGGGGAATTTTTTGTCGGCGAAAGTGTTTTGTATGAAAGCCGATTGACCTCCTTGGGAGCGGAATACCGCCGGCTGGCTATTTTCCCCATGGAACAGTAA
- a CDS encoding phosphatidylglycerophosphatase A — protein sequence MTVLLASGFFVGAVPVAPGTFGTLVAVPLWWLAGFLSPAAFFLLLLGVVILAVWVAAETEKILQVPDSGVIVIDEIVGFLVTTALLPFTWPTLIAGFLLFRFFDILKPFPVCWAEEKLAGGWGIVADDLLAGVMAHAVLRLIMLMMG from the coding sequence CTGACTGTGCTGCTCGCCAGCGGTTTTTTTGTCGGGGCAGTACCGGTGGCTCCGGGCACCTTTGGTACCCTGGTGGCCGTTCCCTTGTGGTGGCTGGCCGGCTTCCTTTCACCGGCCGCTTTTTTTCTCTTGCTGCTGGGGGTTGTCATCCTGGCTGTCTGGGTGGCGGCTGAGACTGAGAAGATTCTGCAGGTGCCCGACAGCGGTGTTATTGTGATTGATGAGATCGTCGGTTTCCTGGTGACCACGGCCTTGCTGCCCTTTACGTGGCCGACCTTGATTGCCGGTTTCCTGCTGTTTCGTTTTTTTGATATTCTTAAACCCTTTCCCGTCTGCTGGGCGGAGGAAAAACTGGCCGGCGGGTGGGGAATTGTTGCCGACGACCTGCTGGCCGGGGTTATGGCCCATGCGGTCTTACGCCTGATCATGCTGATGATGGGCTGA
- a CDS encoding 4Fe-4S dicluster domain-containing protein has protein sequence MYPVIKRELCSLCGTCVEVCPSEVFAWQDDAPLVVAPEECIECSACVDNCPSSAVVLVE, from the coding sequence ATGTATCCGGTTATTAAAAGAGAGTTATGCAGCCTTTGCGGCACCTGTGTAGAGGTTTGTCCCTCCGAAGTCTTTGCCTGGCAGGATGATGCGCCGCTGGTTGTCGCGCCCGAAGAGTGTATTGAGTGCAGCGCCTGTGTGGATAATTGCCCTTCATCGGCAGTTGTTCTGGTGGAATAA